The following are encoded together in the Sphingomonas insulae genome:
- a CDS encoding hydrolase has protein sequence MASYDPRSTALVLIDLQQGIVAGDKGPHGADAVVAAGKTLAERFRAAGAPVVLVHVGFTPDTMPSQQVDRPSLPAGGTPPEFSVLVEGLRQDGDIVVLKHHWGAFTGTDLDLQLRRRGIETVVIAGIATNFGVESTARAAWELSYDVAIVEDACTSRSAELHDFAIRHILPQIARVVTVADVRLD, from the coding sequence ATGGCCAGCTATGATCCCCGCTCCACCGCCCTCGTCCTGATCGACCTGCAACAGGGGATCGTCGCCGGCGACAAGGGGCCGCACGGCGCCGATGCGGTGGTGGCGGCCGGCAAGACGCTGGCAGAGCGGTTTCGCGCCGCCGGCGCGCCGGTGGTGCTGGTCCATGTCGGCTTCACCCCTGACACCATGCCGAGCCAACAGGTCGACCGGCCGAGCCTGCCCGCCGGGGGAACGCCGCCGGAATTCAGCGTGCTGGTCGAGGGGCTGCGACAGGATGGCGATATCGTCGTGCTCAAACACCATTGGGGTGCGTTCACCGGCACCGACCTCGACCTCCAGCTGCGGCGGCGTGGCATCGAAACGGTCGTGATCGCCGGCATCGCGACCAATTTCGGCGTCGAATCGACCGCACGGGCGGCATGGGAATTGTCGTACGACGTCGCCATCGTCGAGGACGCCTGCACGTCGCGATCGGCGGAGTTGCACGATTTTGCGATCCGCCACATCCTGCCGCAGATCGCGCGGGTGGTGACGGTGGCGGATGTGAGGCTCGATTGA
- a CDS encoding TlpA family protein disulfide reductase, whose protein sequence is MSSGLSSRVAIVCLLAFAAAGCDRQSADAGQANVAQANVATASPDEATGSASAAQVGIDRSRKGEAAPATTFKDAAGKPTTLAAFRGKPVLVNLWATWCGPCVAELPTLEALAKAGTIRVAAISQDTGAAAKVPGFLKEHGASSLVPYLDDKMALSLGWNANLPTTILFDSAGKEVWRWNGGNDWNGAAAAKLIAEAS, encoded by the coding sequence ATGTCCTCAGGCCTGTCCTCGCGCGTTGCGATCGTCTGTCTCCTGGCGTTCGCCGCCGCTGGTTGCGATAGGCAAAGCGCCGACGCCGGGCAAGCGAACGTCGCGCAGGCAAATGTCGCGACGGCATCGCCCGACGAAGCGACCGGTTCCGCCTCCGCCGCACAGGTCGGCATCGATCGCAGTCGCAAGGGCGAGGCCGCGCCGGCCACGACCTTCAAGGATGCTGCCGGCAAGCCGACGACGCTCGCCGCCTTCCGCGGCAAACCGGTGCTGGTGAACCTGTGGGCGACATGGTGCGGACCCTGCGTCGCCGAACTGCCGACGCTGGAGGCGCTGGCAAAGGCCGGCACGATCCGGGTCGCCGCGATCAGCCAGGATACCGGTGCCGCGGCGAAGGTGCCGGGATTCCTGAAGGAGCATGGCGCGTCGTCGCTGGTGCCGTATCTCGACGACAAGATGGCGCTGTCGCTCGGCTGGAATGCGAATCTGCCGACGACGATCCTGTTCGATTCGGCCGGTAAGGAAGTGTGGCGCTGGAACGGCGGCAACGACTGGAACGGCGCGGCCGCGGCAAAGCTGATCGCAGAGGCCAGCTGA
- the argH gene encoding argininosuccinate lyase yields the protein MWGGRFAEGPAAVMREINASIPFDKRMWRQDIAGSKAHVAMLAQQGIVSAADATTIDAGLDRVAADYAANGVAEDLALEDIHMQTEAKLAEAIGPVAGRLHTARSRNDQVATDFRLWVRDAIDQVLAALAELTDALLARAEEHADAVMPGFTHLQSAQPVTLGHHLMAYVEMVARDVSRFRDARARMNLCPLGSAALAGTSFPLDRAMTARALGFDGPTRNSLDAVSDRDFAIDYLTCATQTSLHLSRLAEEFVLWASQPFGFVALSDQWSTGSSIMPQKRNPDAAELVRGHAGRILGCQTALMVTMKGLPLAYSKDMQDDKPPVFEAHDLLGLSIAAMTGMVQSATFRTDRMRGLAESGFATATDFADWLVREAGLPFREAHHVTGRAVKRAEELGVRLDQLAYAEFQAIDPRVNESLYDVLSVDASVASRTSFGGTAPANVRAAIAAARETLR from the coding sequence ATGTGGGGCGGCAGGTTTGCCGAGGGCCCGGCAGCAGTGATGCGCGAGATTAACGCCTCCATCCCGTTCGACAAGCGGATGTGGCGTCAGGATATCGCCGGATCGAAAGCGCATGTCGCGATGCTGGCGCAGCAGGGCATCGTGTCGGCGGCGGATGCGACGACGATCGATGCGGGGCTGGACCGCGTCGCGGCGGACTATGCGGCGAACGGTGTCGCCGAGGACCTGGCCCTCGAAGATATCCACATGCAGACCGAGGCGAAGCTGGCCGAAGCGATCGGTCCGGTGGCCGGGCGGCTGCACACCGCGCGCAGCCGCAACGACCAGGTCGCGACCGATTTCCGGTTGTGGGTGCGCGACGCGATCGATCAGGTGCTCGCCGCGCTGGCGGAACTGACCGATGCGCTGCTGGCGCGGGCGGAGGAGCATGCCGATGCGGTGATGCCGGGCTTCACCCATCTGCAATCGGCGCAGCCGGTGACGCTGGGTCATCACCTGATGGCCTATGTCGAGATGGTGGCGCGGGATGTCTCGCGATTCCGCGATGCGCGGGCCCGCATGAACCTGTGTCCGCTCGGATCGGCGGCGCTGGCGGGAACGAGCTTTCCGTTGGACCGGGCAATGACGGCGCGGGCGCTCGGCTTCGACGGGCCGACGCGCAACAGCCTCGATGCGGTCAGCGACCGCGATTTTGCGATCGATTACCTGACCTGCGCGACGCAGACGTCGCTGCACCTGTCGCGGCTGGCGGAGGAATTCGTGCTGTGGGCGTCGCAGCCTTTCGGCTTCGTCGCGCTGTCCGACCAATGGTCGACCGGCAGTTCGATCATGCCGCAGAAGCGCAACCCCGACGCCGCCGAACTGGTGCGGGGCCATGCCGGGCGGATCCTGGGCTGCCAGACCGCATTGATGGTGACGATGAAGGGCCTGCCACTCGCCTATTCGAAGGATATGCAGGACGACAAGCCGCCGGTGTTCGAGGCGCACGACCTGTTGGGGCTGAGCATCGCGGCGATGACCGGAATGGTCCAGAGCGCGACGTTCCGCACCGACCGGATGCGCGGCCTCGCCGAGAGCGGCTTTGCCACCGCGACCGATTTTGCCGACTGGCTGGTGCGCGAGGCGGGACTGCCGTTCCGCGAGGCGCACCATGTGACGGGACGCGCGGTGAAGCGGGCCGAGGAACTGGGCGTGCGGCTCGACCAGCTGGCCTATGCCGAATTCCAGGCGATCGATCCGCGGGTGAACGAGAGCCTGTACGACGTGCTGTCGGTCGACGCCTCGGTCGCCAGCCGCACCAGCTTCGGCGGCACCGCGCCCGCCAACGTACGCGCCGCGATCGCCGCGGCACGGGAGACCCTGCGATGA
- the lysA gene encoding diaminopimelate decarboxylase: protein MNHFDYRDGILHCEDVPLTRIAAEVGTPVYVYSTATFRRHAQVFRDGLKDVGRVHLAYAIKANPNVAVLRVLADEGYGADVVSGGEMARALAAGIPAADIVFSGVGKTRGELARGIDEGIGQFNLELEEEGVVLAQIAHARGKVAPATLRVNPDVDAGTHAKISTGRAENKFGVPIDQAPAMFDRLAPIDGLNLRGVACHIGSQLADLSRLEEAYRRIGQLVADLRAQGHTISRVDLGGGLGVPYKQGDVLPSPADYGAMVARATQGWDVELMFEPGRVIAGNAGVLLTEVIWVKPGVVNPYVIVDAAMNDLARPALYDAWHDFDAVTQTDARMTANIAGPVCESGDTFAMGREIAAVASGDLAVFRTAGAYGATMASTYNSRALVPEVLVDGDRFAVVADRIVPETILAAERVPEWLNR, encoded by the coding sequence ATGAACCATTTCGATTACCGCGACGGCATTCTCCATTGCGAGGACGTGCCGCTGACCCGCATCGCCGCGGAGGTGGGAACGCCCGTCTACGTCTATTCGACCGCGACCTTTCGCCGGCATGCGCAGGTGTTCCGCGACGGGCTGAAAGACGTCGGCCGCGTACATCTGGCCTATGCGATCAAGGCCAATCCCAACGTCGCGGTGCTGCGCGTGCTGGCGGACGAGGGCTACGGCGCCGACGTCGTGTCGGGCGGCGAGATGGCGCGGGCGCTGGCGGCGGGCATCCCGGCGGCGGACATCGTCTTTTCGGGTGTCGGCAAGACGCGCGGCGAACTCGCCCGCGGCATCGACGAGGGCATCGGCCAGTTCAACCTGGAGCTGGAGGAAGAGGGCGTCGTCCTCGCGCAGATCGCGCATGCCAGGGGCAAGGTGGCGCCCGCGACGCTGCGGGTGAACCCCGACGTCGACGCCGGCACGCATGCCAAGATCTCGACGGGGCGTGCCGAGAACAAGTTCGGCGTGCCGATCGACCAGGCGCCCGCGATGTTCGACCGGCTCGCGCCGATCGACGGGTTGAACCTGCGCGGCGTCGCCTGTCACATCGGCAGCCAGCTGGCCGACCTGTCGCGGCTGGAGGAAGCGTATCGGCGCATCGGGCAGCTGGTCGCCGACCTGCGCGCGCAGGGTCATACGATCAGCCGCGTCGACCTGGGCGGTGGCCTCGGCGTGCCGTACAAGCAGGGCGACGTGCTGCCGAGCCCGGCGGACTACGGCGCGATGGTGGCGCGGGCGACGCAGGGCTGGGATGTCGAACTGATGTTCGAACCCGGCCGCGTCATCGCCGGCAATGCCGGTGTGTTGCTGACCGAGGTGATCTGGGTGAAGCCCGGCGTCGTCAATCCATACGTCATCGTCGATGCAGCGATGAACGACCTTGCCCGCCCCGCCCTGTACGACGCATGGCATGATTTCGACGCGGTGACGCAGACGGATGCGCGGATGACCGCCAACATCGCCGGCCCGGTGTGCGAGAGCGGCGACACCTTCGCGATGGGCCGCGAGATCGCCGCGGTGGCGAGCGGCGACCTGGCCGTGTTCCGCACCGCGGGCGCCTATGGCGCGACGATGGCGTCGACCTACAACAGCCGCGCATTGGTGCCCGAAGTGCTGGTCGACGGCGACCGG